The sequence below is a genomic window from Methanoculleus sp. 7T.
CGCTACGTGCTTTTCCAGATAGGGAAGGAGCGCCGCCCGGATCTCCTCCTCGGTGGCGGCCTTCTCTACCAGATCATCCATCTCCCGAAACAGCTTCCTATCGCGCCGATAGCACTCCTCTCCGAACGTCGCCGTCAATCTCGTCTTATATGTGCCGCGTTGCAGTGCAAGATGCTCAAGCAGCATGCCGTAGACGAAACACTTCTCCGAGTCCAAGGGCGCTCTCTCGTAGGTGTCGACGGTTTTGTTAACGGCGCCGATCAGATCGCGGTTGTTGACGGCGAGGATCCCCCCTTGGCCGGTCGTCATGTGTTTCTCGTAGTTGAAACTGAATATCGTCATATCCCCGAACGTGCCGACGCTTCTCCCGCCGAAGGCGGCACCGAGGCACTGAGCGCAGTCCTCTATCACGTAACATCCGTTCTCACGGGCGAGGGAGGAGATTGCATCGATCTCGCAAGGAACCCCGAAGAGGTGCGTCGCGATAACGGCTTTCGTCTTCTCCGTCATGCTTCTCTCGATCGCGTCGACATCCGCATTCAGATCGTCGGGCGAGTTGTCGACGAGAACAGGCTCTCCTCCCGCGTCGAGAATGGCGTCGACGACGCCCTTAAACGTGAAACTCTGGACGATCACCTCGTCGCCGTGAGTTATCGGAAGAGACTTCAACGCGATGAGGAGACCTGCGCGTGCTTGGTTTGTCGCGAAGCACCGGAGGGTCCCGGTGTAGCGTGCGAACTTTCTCTCGAACTCTCCGATCGTCTCCCCGTCAAGCGCCTGGTCCGATCGAATGCGATCTACGATCTCCTCGACGTTCAGATATGAACCGAATCTGGCCAGCATCCCACACCACCTGGATAAAACCAAAACGACATCGGCACGCAGATGAGATAGGATCGTCTCTCCGGTATCGCCGACCTGCCTGCAGGGGGCAATACTCATCTCCTGTATATATCCCTTTCAGGGCTCGAGAGACCGGCGGCGGTTACGTGGACAGGAGGTTTTCGCATGATGCGGCCGACCTGCTCTCGAGCAAAAGCCGTCCGAAGCGCCGGGGCGAGCAGTTCCAAACCGCGGAGGCCTCCGTGAGAATGAAAACCCGGTGCGCCGAGGAGATTTCGCTCTGGAAAAAAGAGAATATGGATGGATTGAAGGTTAGTTCTTCTTAGCCTTGTCCTGAGCCTTCTCCTGCTTCTTATCCTGGGACTTCTTATCCTTTGCCATGAATGACACACCTCCCTCCCGAGGTGGGATATATCTGATATCAGCTGGTCCAGATATATATTTTATGCTCTCTCGACTCTTTATTCTAAAAATAAGCCAAGAAAACGCGATTATCTCGCCCATTCAGCCATCCTCGAATAGGGCATCGCACCGGAGGGCCGATACGGCGTGAGATCGCAGAAACCGGGTGCCTGCAGGGGGCATAAAGCAGCGAAGCCCCCAAGGTGCCGGCGGCGACTACGCCCCTCCCCGAAGACCGGACAACATGTAGAGCGCGATCAGGGAGAGGCCGCCTACCACCTCGACGCCTATCACGAGGCCCATGACCGGGATCGAGCCTGCCCCAATCAAGTCTCCCGGAACCGGCCCGATCTCGACCGGCGTCCCGGAGGGTGCCGACTCAGGCTCAGCGAGCCAATCGAAGAAGAGCGCGGCGCCGAACGCAAGCATGACGGCCGCCATGAGAACGAAGATGAGCAACCCCAGGATCTCGGTCTTCCGCAAAGGTTTTTTCGCGACCTGTGCCGGCGTTGCCTCCGCATCCGATGTGAAAAACGGCAGGATGGTGCCGACGGCAACCGCCGTTCCCCCGAGGACCGCGCCTCCGTGCGTCAGGCGGCCGCCTATTATGCAAAGCCCGACCACGGCCAGGACAAGCATGAGTCCGGAGGCCGCCCAGGCTATCCGGCTCTTATGCATGCGCCTCACCCCGTACATCTTCTCGAAGCAGCAGGTCGGCGGCTATGGTCCTCGCCGGGATACCGCTATCGACCGCCGCAACGGGGAGGCTCGATACTGCACTTGCGGTCTTTGCCGCCGGCAGAAAGGGGTTCACGACACCGCTTGGTGGGTATGCGGTCTCTCCTCTCATCGGCGTAGAATCGCAAATATACCGGTGCAGATACGCCGATGACGATTCTACATGATTGAACATGACAATACTGTGAGTAGGAAGATCTATTTAACGGTATGTATTCCGCTCCCAGATGCGCTCGAAGAAGTCGTGCTTCCGGGGAACGAGGCGCACACCAGGCGTGCCGCAAGAGAGGACTCACGGGAAGGGAGGCAGAGGCCGTTACCGCACGGACGACTTCGAGAGGTCCCGATAAACCCCTATTCCCGGGAGGATGAGACGGGAAATTGTCGGAATACGCCAAGATTTTTATCCGTTTCCTCCCAACGAGTATAAGAATGCCTCGCCTCTATCTCGGAAAAATAATGCTCCGCTGGTGCGATTCCTGCCACACTCCCGTGCTGGCCAAGGTCTGCGCCTGCGGCGCCCCGACCCGGCCGGTAGCCGTCACGCCGCCGGGAGACGCCCGTCCTGCGTTCCCGGACGACATCGAACGGATCAATCGTATATTCAGCGAGCACTTCGGAGCGCCGCTGATACCGGAAGGACACATCGCGCTCCTCAACAAAGTTCCAGCCGAAGACCGCATGGACGAGATCGTTCTCGGCGGCGCAGTCGTGGGTGCGGTCCGCTACATCCCAGAAGAGCGGCAGTGGGAACCCCTGCCGCGTCCGAACGCCGCAATCTTCATGCGGCCGACGAAACGCTACGTCGTCGTCGACGACGGAGCAGTCCAGTCCATCCGGGACGGAGGAGCAAGCGTCCTCGCCCCGGGCCTCATCTCGATCGACCCTGCCGTCGCCGAGGGCGACGAGGTCTTCATCCTGACAAAAGCCGGCGAGTGCATCGGCGTCGGCAGGGCAAAGGTCGACGCCGCCACCGCCGCGACAATGGAGCGGGGACTTGTCGTCCGGACAAGGAAGAACGTTCCTTCGGTCTGCATCCCCGGCGAAGCGACATGGGATGATGCCGTTGCGGCAAACGAGTCCGCCCTTGCGGAATACGAGTCCGCAAGCATCCGGTTCGTCCGTGATGTGGCGGAGCAGAACCGCGAGCCGCCCACGGTCTCCTACTCGGGCGGAAAGGACAGCCTCGCAACCCTGCTCATCGTCCAAAAAGCGATCGGCCCGGTGCCGCTGCTCTTTGCAGACACGGGGCTTGAGTTCCCGGAGACCTACGAGAACGTGGACGCCGTTGCCGAACGCTACGGGCTCGAAATTCTCAGGATCTGCGAAAAAGAGATGTTCTGGAAGGAGTTTGAGAAAAACGGGCCACCTGCCGTCGATAACCGTTGGTGTTGCAGGGTCTGCAAACTCCATCCCATCGGCCGCCTGATCGACGAGCACTGGGGAGAATGCCTCTCGTTCATCGGGCAGCGGAAGTACGAGTCGGTCCGGCGGATGCAGAGCAGGCGGGTCTGGCGGAACTCCCATGTCCCGCAGCAACTCTCTGCAGCCCCCATCCAGCAGTGGACGGCGATGCACGTCTGGCTCTATATTTTCCGGGAGAAGGCCCCTTACAACCGTCTCTACGAGCGAGGGCTCGACCGCATCGGGTGTTTTATGTGCCCCTCAAGCGACCTTGCGACGCTTGAGATCATCAAGGACGCCTGCCCGGATCTCTGGTCGATGTGGCTCGAAAAACTCTCCCGGTGGCAGGAGAAGCAGGGGTTGCCTTGCGACTGGGTCGAACGCGGATTATGGCGGAAACGGGGAGATGCGGATGAAGAAGAGGATAGTTATAATTGATTACGGGCTCGGGAACCTCCGGAGCGTCCTTCGGGGCCTCGAGCGGGCGGGAGCGGCTGCGACGATCACGTCGGACCCGGAGGCGATCGCATCGGCGGACGGCATCGTTCTGCCGGGCGTGGGGGCGTTCCGAGAGGGAATGGAGATGCTCGGCGGCCTTGCGCAGACCGTCCTTGCCGCCGCAGAGGATACGCCGCTCCTCGGGATCTGCCTCGGGATGCAGATGCTCATGGACTCAAGCGAAGAGCACGGCATCCACCGGGGACTCGGCCTCGTGCCCGGGGACGTGAAACGGTTCGTCCCGGCCGCCGGAGAGAAGGTGCCCCACATGGGGTGGAACACCATCCGTATCGAGCGGCAGGACCCCCTCTTTGACGGACTCCGCAGGGAAGAGTATGTCTACTTCGTCCACTCCTACTACGCGGCGGCCGCACCGGACTATACCCTCGCAAGCACCACCTACATCCACCCCTTTGCCTCCGCCGTCAAATCCGGGCTCACCTACGGTGTCCAGTTCCACCCCGAGAAGAGCGGTGCGGCCGGTCTTCTTATCCTTGAAAACTTCATCGACCGGGTCTGCTGACCGGAGGGGGCGAATTTTCGGGGCGCGCCTCGCTCCCTCCCGCCGTTAAAAAAGGAACGGGCTGATCAGTTGCCGTTCGTGTGCTTGCGCAGTTCCTGTTCCCGGAGGACGTTGCGCTGGATCTTCCCCGACAAGGTCTTTGGGAGTTCCGAGACGAACTCGACCGCTCTCGGATACTTATACGGTGCGGTGGTGTTCCGGACGTACTTCTGGAGTTCCTTGACCAGCGACTCGGAGGGCTGGTAGCCGGGCTTCAGCACCACGAACGCCTTGACGATCATCCCCCGGATGAGGTCCGGCGACCCGACGACCGCCGACTCCTGGACAGCCGGGTGCTCAAGGAGCGCGCTCTCCACCTCGAACGGCCCGATCCGGTAGCCGGAGGACTTGATGACGTCGTCGTCGCGGCCGACAAACCAGAAGTAGCCGTCCTCGTCCATATACGCCTTATCGCCGGTGTAGTAGAACCCGTTCTGGAACGACTCGCGGTTCGCTTCGGGGTTGTCCAAGTACTCCACAAAGAGCCCGACCGGACGGGGATCCAGTTTGACCGCGATCCTCCCCTCCTCCCCGACACCGACCGGGTTCCCGTCGTCGTCGTGAAGTTCGATATGCCAGCCGGGAACGGGTTTTCCCATCGAGCCGGGTTTCCGTTTCATGCAAGAGAACGTCGCGATGCAACAGACGGTCTCGGTCTGGCCGTACCCCTCGTAGATGGGCTGTCCGGTGCCGTCCTGCCAGACGCGGATCACCTCGGGGTTCAACGGCTCCCCGGCGCTGCAGCAGTGTCGGAGGTCCCGGAAGTCGAACTTATCGAGATCGGCGAGGATCAGCATCCGGTAGACCGTCGGCGGCGCGCAGAACGTGGTCACCTCATACTCCTCTATCAGCGGGAGCAGTTCGGTCGCCGAGAACTTTCCTCGGATATCGTAGACAAAGATGCAGGCCCCGGCAATCCATTGGCCGAAGATCTTGCCCCAAGCGCACTTCGCCCATCCGGTATCGGAGAACGTCAGATGAAGGTCGTTTTGCGTGACATCCTGCCAGAGAGAGGCGGTCACGATATGTCCGAGCGGGTAGGAATGGTTGTGCAGCACCATCTTGGGCTCACCAGTGGTGCCCGAGGTGAAGTAGATCAGCATCGGATCGGTCGATTTAGTCTTCTTTGCCACAGGCATGCTAACCGTGCGGCGCGATACCGGTGCAGGGTATTCAAGTTCGTGCGGATAACTCGCCCAGCCGTCCCGCTCTCCGTCCACGAGGAACAGGGTATCGAGCAGCGGGCAGGCATCGGCAACCTCGTCGATCTTTGCGGCGTTCTCGCAGTCGGTGATGATCATCCTGAACTTCCCGGCCCGTATACGGTATTTGATGTCTTTTGGCGTCAGCATCGTCGGGCAGGGACAGAAGACCGCGCCGAGTTTGATGAGCGCGATAACGAAGATCCACCACTCGGGGATCCTCGGGAGCATCAGCATAACTCGGTCGCCTTTCTTGATGCCGTACTTCAGCAGGATATTGGCGGCGCCGTTGGAGAGGTTCCGCAGGTCGCGGAAGGAGTATTTCTTCTCGAGCCCCTGCTGGTCCACCCAGATCATCGCCAGTTTGTTCCGGTCGGTCTCGGCCCACCGGTCGATCACATCGTAGCCGAAGTTGAAGTGCTCGGGGACATCAATCGAGAAGTTAGCGCGGGCAGCCTCGTAATCGGTCATGTTCGGCTCCATGCCGCGCGTAGGCTGCAGCAGCGGCGGAACCATCGCCTGCACCCCGCTACCGGATGCACCGTCAAGATGCGCAGTGCAGATGTCGTTGAGCCATTCGGAGCGGGACACCCCGAGAGTACTGCAGATTTTGTCGATCTTCTTCACAAGGGCATCATGCATCGTGACCGAGTATCGCACCATATATACCGTTACGTGGTGCGGAATATCATCTTTTTGTTTTGATCCGCACCAGATTCGGGAGATCGATACTTTGTACGGTGCAGAAAACCCAAATCATGACCCGAAGATGATCCGGCCTATCGGTTTCCCGGGG
It includes:
- a CDS encoding aminotransferase class I/II-fold pyridoxal phosphate-dependent enzyme, yielding MLARFGSYLNVEEIVDRIRSDQALDGETIGEFERKFARYTGTLRCFATNQARAGLLIALKSLPITHGDEVIVQSFTFKGVVDAILDAGGEPVLVDNSPDDLNADVDAIERSMTEKTKAVIATHLFGVPCEIDAISSLARENGCYVIEDCAQCLGAAFGGRSVGTFGDMTIFSFNYEKHMTTGQGGILAVNNRDLIGAVNKTVDTYERAPLDSEKCFVYGMLLEHLALQRGTYKTRLTATFGEECYRRDRKLFREMDDLVEKAATEEEIRAALLPYLEKHVARLRSKFRQGILPERASRRLLGVRDRFRTPPREHVESEHLLMNAYRAAVGCIALDHLDAVNSVRNENAERYLAELDGQDAYGMLAISSKKRPTFLKLNVLNNTSYPVSEIAALAEKSGFELGNFQWPSPVHLTYPYNVLVPHRREDLQTSEHIADHLINVPVHCYVTPEDITGIVEFLARIGSQKGR
- a CDS encoding phosphoadenosine phosphosulfate reductase domain-containing protein, whose protein sequence is MPRLYLGKIMLRWCDSCHTPVLAKVCACGAPTRPVAVTPPGDARPAFPDDIERINRIFSEHFGAPLIPEGHIALLNKVPAEDRMDEIVLGGAVVGAVRYIPEERQWEPLPRPNAAIFMRPTKRYVVVDDGAVQSIRDGGASVLAPGLISIDPAVAEGDEVFILTKAGECIGVGRAKVDAATAATMERGLVVRTRKNVPSVCIPGEATWDDAVAANESALAEYESASIRFVRDVAEQNREPPTVSYSGGKDSLATLLIVQKAIGPVPLLFADTGLEFPETYENVDAVAERYGLEILRICEKEMFWKEFEKNGPPAVDNRWCCRVCKLHPIGRLIDEHWGECLSFIGQRKYESVRRMQSRRVWRNSHVPQQLSAAPIQQWTAMHVWLYIFREKAPYNRLYERGLDRIGCFMCPSSDLATLEIIKDACPDLWSMWLEKLSRWQEKQGLPCDWVERGLWRKRGDADEEEDSYN
- the hisH gene encoding imidazole glycerol phosphate synthase subunit HisH, yielding MKKRIVIIDYGLGNLRSVLRGLERAGAAATITSDPEAIASADGIVLPGVGAFREGMEMLGGLAQTVLAAAEDTPLLGICLGMQMLMDSSEEHGIHRGLGLVPGDVKRFVPAAGEKVPHMGWNTIRIERQDPLFDGLRREEYVYFVHSYYAAAAPDYTLASTTYIHPFASAVKSGLTYGVQFHPEKSGAAGLLILENFIDRVC
- a CDS encoding AMP-binding protein, with protein sequence MVRYSVTMHDALVKKIDKICSTLGVSRSEWLNDICTAHLDGASGSGVQAMVPPLLQPTRGMEPNMTDYEAARANFSIDVPEHFNFGYDVIDRWAETDRNKLAMIWVDQQGLEKKYSFRDLRNLSNGAANILLKYGIKKGDRVMLMLPRIPEWWIFVIALIKLGAVFCPCPTMLTPKDIKYRIRAGKFRMIITDCENAAKIDEVADACPLLDTLFLVDGERDGWASYPHELEYPAPVSRRTVSMPVAKKTKSTDPMLIYFTSGTTGEPKMVLHNHSYPLGHIVTASLWQDVTQNDLHLTFSDTGWAKCAWGKIFGQWIAGACIFVYDIRGKFSATELLPLIEEYEVTTFCAPPTVYRMLILADLDKFDFRDLRHCCSAGEPLNPEVIRVWQDGTGQPIYEGYGQTETVCCIATFSCMKRKPGSMGKPVPGWHIELHDDDGNPVGVGEEGRIAVKLDPRPVGLFVEYLDNPEANRESFQNGFYYTGDKAYMDEDGYFWFVGRDDDVIKSSGYRIGPFEVESALLEHPAVQESAVVGSPDLIRGMIVKAFVVLKPGYQPSESLVKELQKYVRNTTAPYKYPRAVEFVSELPKTLSGKIQRNVLREQELRKHTNGN